aagctcgtatgaactatattttgtataattttaattaaattgaatgctattttgtaatgaatattatatatatgtgtgtttggaattgaattattattggatgttttgaaatgattatcggaagctcgattgggttggaagcttgttggagatatatcacattatatATTGGTTCTATCggaaattttggatgatttgattctggttattgtataagttaaattggttaatgattagctcataaatgttttgattttgattggttataaatatgaatgtttgttgaaatgaaatgtcagaaaattaatttgtaaactccggtaatgctttataaccctattctggggaaggatacgggttaggggtgatACCTGATCGATCCCACATGCTTTAGTATACGGTAAGGCACAATGAACCTAAGGCTAAGCTTACCTTTCTGACCAAAGCTCAGTATCTTTTTCCATGGGGAAACCTTGAGAAAAATGTAATCCCCCACAGAATACTTAATCTCTCAACCTTTAAGATCCACATAAGACTTCTGCCAATTAGGCACTTCCTTCAACCAGTCTCGAATCGCTTTTACCTTCTCTTCGGTATCAGAAACTAACTCTAGCCCTAGAACTCGCTGCTCACCTGGCTCAGTCCAACAGGTAGGAGTacgacacctacgaccatataacACCGCGTAtggtgccatttgaatacttgactggtagctattattatatgcaaactcTGCGAGCGGCAAATAATCTTCCCAGTTGCCTCGGAAATCCATTACACAACACCTtaacatatcctccagtatctgaatcaccctatTTGACTGACCATCAGTCTAGGGATGAAGCGCAGTACTAAAGTCTAGTCTCGAACCCAAAGCCTCgcgtaatttcttccaaaatcgagaCTCAAAGcgaggatctctatctgatataataGAAACTGGTACCCCGtgcagtcttacaatctcagCCACATACAGTTTAGCCAACTTCTACAAAGAGTAATCAGTATGGACTGGTATGAAATGAGCAAATTTAGTCAATCGATCTACAATAACCCATACCGAATCCTTCTTGGTAGGCATTAAGGGTAGCCCACTCACAAAATCTAAGgttactctctcccacttccaaagtggAATCTTAACTGGCTGTAATAATCCTAAAGGTAACTGATGTTTAGCCTTCACTTGCTGACAAGTTAAACACTTACCCACAAAATCAGTAACTCCACGCTTAAGAccaggccaccaatataactcacgaaggtcacggtacattttattcccaccaggatgcatagcaAAAGGACTACTATGCACCTCTCATAAAATAGACTGCCTTAAATCATGATCCCTCGGTACACAGACTCTCCCACGGAAACACAATACTCCTTCACTATTCAACCCAAAATCCAAAGTTTCCCCATTCTCAACTTGACAGAAACGAGGAACCAGTGACCCATCCAACAACTATTTACCCTTAATCTGTCCAGTCTACGTCGGTCTAACTTGTAGCTCAGCCAACAagctaccatcatcaaacaagcTGAGACGAGCAAACATCGCTCTCAAATCAGATACAGCTCTACGGCTCAATGCGTTCGCTACCACGTTAGCCTTACCAGGATGGTATTCAATTGAGCAATCATAGTCCTTAAGCAGCTCTATCCATCTTTactgcctaagattcaactccttctgagtgaggaggtacttaagACTCTTGTGATCTGTGTAAATAGTACACCTCTCACCGTAAAGATAATGCCTCAAAGTTTTTAGTGCGAATACCACAGCAGCTAATTCCAAGTCATGAGTAGGATAATTCGCCTCGTGAGGCTTAAGCTGATGAGACGTATAagcaaccaccttaccctcCTAGATCAACACACAACCTAAACCAACGTatgatgcatcactgtagacAGTGGATTCCTTCCCAGACTCTGGCTGCATTAAGACACGGGCCTCAGTCAgaactttcttcaatttctcaaaactttcttgctGCTTATCAGTCCAATTAAATGGTACCCCTTTCGTAGCAACTTAGTTAGAGGTGCAGCAATCAAggaaaacccctcaacaaaatgTCTGTAATACCCTGCCAGACCCAAAAAACTTCGAATCTCAGATACAGTCTTAGGTGGTTTCTATTCCAGTACAACTTCAATTTTTCGAGGGTCAACCCTAATCCCCTCGGCAGACAccacttgtaacaccccaaactcggtctaaacgttatgactgcatctggtgatgtcacattgtaacaccccttacccgtattcgacgccaaatagggtacgaggcattactagaagacagacatttgcatacgtattaaaccgagttaaaaaatttcatccgaattaaaacttttaaattattaacgttcttttataattctttacaagaaatattatattcataacaaacagggcctacgagacccgatatttacatatgtaattcaaagcttcatttccatttcattcaattcacaatttctcatcttcacaattcaaatcaatttctcaatccaatatatatatatatttcaaccatctaagaatataattcaagttacacgagcttaccaggctaaattgcagaaataccaaaattcagggacattttggcaattttctattttcctcgaatttccagtCAAtcatgatataaattaatatttcattcaatttattaatttaaataataaaacaattcatttcattaaatttgtcagtttttgtcatttttacaaatttacccttaaaatattacttttattcaatttagtccctgaacctaaaacatgcaaattagccatttttaatgaaaactcatgctagttgaataatcatatattttccccctcctcctctccattccataTCCTTAATGTAACATTAtttgtaacattatctataatttcactatttttttatttgttcattcaatgttgtccacttgagtcattgtcacaaaattgtttatatcttgagctaaagaactccgaattaagattcgtaaattttatctgaaactagactgacatatattcttaccataaaatttttagaattttttgtttagccaataagtacattttattctttaaattcatccctATTCTCATTGCCTAacagttttgacccttcttcactaaaaattaattatctcctcgtacaagATTCAGATAATGtttccattttttatatatttaaaatagactaattaaatatcctaaacatataaatttaagtccctaatcatttttctccaatttttttatgatttttcaaagttagaacaggggaacccgaaatcattctgacctaatctcacaaaatttattataactcatgatttacgatttcattgcttacaccatttcttcgaTGGGAAACTatactcaataagatttaatttcacgatttatggtgatttttcaaaactagactactgctgctgtccaaaactattttagtgcaaaatgttgattactaggtgtataactccccttattccctttctctataatatttcccatcactttcaattatttttcttcactaacatatcaagaacataagactttatataagaaaactctactataacattattttcatgctttttcaataatatcaaacttaaaaatatattgaaatcttgatgttcttaccttgtgctattgatttcaatcttttatttgattttctctctcctccagcttctatttcttgaatctaacttgatattctagctccccattgtctccttgttatttttctctcttggaagctatggaaattcttttgatttctaagtgaaaatggtaaatttttggtggaaggaccgatttgtaaagaaagcaaaactttttttcttttcctctcttctctcattggttgcatggaagaagatgaagattcttcatctttccttccatacatatactaaatagaataagaataaaatatcatttaaaaaaatcaaattaaaatattaataaactaatatttatttaattaattaatctaaaatatcaccaacatcatcattgccttctagatttctctctcttctaattgaccattttgcccttcataatctttaaaaatttcatccttgagtcatcacttaatttggtaaaattttgatttagtccctcaaaattcttcaccttttcaatttggtcctaattcatccattttccttactttctagattattccacccttaaaatatttacactattggtccttcaaatttttcgtATTTACAGTTAACCCCTCAATTCTTcacctttcttgaattaatatgtcataatataattcccaatgttgccataactcaaaatttcccattttgtcattttatttcattattttactatcaaggatacctactttctaaCTGTAGTAAGTTTCAgggtattacagtagtaattttaGGGATATTACACCACCTGACCCAGAAATGTCACTTCTCGCAACTAGAACTCACACTTACTGAACTTAGCGTACAGCTGGTTCTTCCTAAAAATTTGCAGAACAATTGGAAGAAGAGCATCATGTTCATCCTCGGTTCTTGAATACATCAAGATATCTTCTATAAGTACCACCAAAAATCGATCCAAATAGGGCTGGAATACTCAGTTCATTAGGTCCATGAAGGCAGCTGGTGCATTCATCagcccaaatggcatcactagcaactcgtaatgaccataacgagtcttCAACGCAGTCTTATACCCAAAATGAagatctattttggagaaaactgaTGCTCCTtgcaattgatcaaataaatcatctatcctCGGCAAGgaatacttattcttgatagtcAGTTTATTCAATTGTCGATAGTCGATGCACATGAGCATGgtcccatcctttttctttatgaACAACACTGGTGCTCCCCACAGAGACACACTAGGTCGAAGGAATCCTCGATCCAACAGTTCTTGGATTTGAGCTTTTAACTCCACCAGTTCCTTCAGTGCCATCCTATAAGGGGTGATAGACACTGGAGCCGTTCCTAGCAGAAGCTCAATTCCAAATTGAACTTCGCGGCTCGGAGGCAACCTAGAGAGCTCATTAGGAAAAACATCGAAAAAATCCTTAACAGTTCTGACATCCCCAATAGAAGGACCCTCAGAATCAGATGCACCAATATAAGCTAGAAACGCTTCACAACCCTTGCGAACCAATTTTTCGGCCCTTAATGCAGAAATCATATTAGATAGAAAATCTCTTTGCTCCCCAATCACAGCCATCTCCTCATCCTCAATAGTCTTTAATATCATATGCTTAGCAGCACAATCCAAACTTACACGATGtttaaccaaccaatccatccccaagatTAGGTCGAATTCACCAAACGGTAGTTCCATCAAATCTGCTAGAAATATAACTCCTTGAACCTCTAGGGGCACATCTCTGAACAACTTGTCTACTCTTACTGATTGTCCCAGTGGACTTAACACAGTCATCTCATTAACAGTACTCTTACACATGATACCTAAGGTGCTAGACACAGTACATGCAATGTGTGAATGCGTAGACCCTATATCAATTAAAGCAATGTAAGATACATTATGAATTCGGAACGTACCAGTTATAACATATAGAGCATCACCATCCTCTCGGTAACGAGTAGCATAAACCAGTACTAGCTGCCTCGCCTCATTGTTACAAACACCTCTGTCTAATGTTCCACAACATCGTCCTACACCATTTCCACCTCTAACCTGTCCACGGCCTCTCGGTGGCTGCTGACCACCTCTCACTGGCTGAACAAAACCCTGACCTACATCTTGCATTTGAGTAGGCCTTTGGGGACAATCCTTAACTTGATGCTCCTTAGATccacatctgaaacatgccCCAATCTTCTTCCAACACTTACCCAGATGATGTCTCCTACAGTCAGTACAAGGCTGTAGTCTAGCAATAGTAACCCCAGCTCGGACTGGCCCATCAAACCTGGGCTTCTTTTTAGGCCTTCTAGAAGAACTTGAGGGCTCCGAATCCTTCCTATACCTGCCCCTATCTTTCTCCCGGTTCTGGCGCTCAGAGCGCATCACATCCTCGGTGATTTTTGCCTTTTCAATTAGGGTAGCAAAATCTCGCTCCCTCTACAGAGCTATCACGACTCGCAACTCATCCCGGAGGTCGTCCTCAAATCATACACAACATTCATACTCAGTCGCCACTATCCCACGTGCATAGTGACTCAGTTGCAGGAACTCTGCCTCATATTCTGCCACACTTTTATTCCTCTGGGTCAAGCTCAAAAATTCCTTTCTTCGGGAGTCCACAAAACTTGTGCCCACATACTTTCCTTGAAAAGTCGACTTAAAGAAATCCCACGTTAATCGATCGGCCTAGTACCCTCTCTCACggtaagccaccactgatagaCCTCGTCTAGCAGTAAAGACACTGCACCTTTTAGCTTTTGCCCAGAAGTGTAGTCGAGATCATCCATTATTCTGTCCGTGGCTTCCAACCAGTATTCAGCCACATTAGGGGCTACTTCGaaaatacccctaaaaattTCCACTCAATTCGACCGGAGTTGTTCTGAAATTGACCCACGGCCCATAGCACCTGTACTGGTGCTTCCCTAGCCCCAACATTAGGCATGTCTCCCGATGCTGAAGACCCAGCCTTAGCATTCCCTTGGCCTCTACCACGGCCTCGAGTACCCCTTCTGCGAGTACCTCTAGTGCTCATATCGAGTAACGTATAATCtgtttatgaagttttatgCATTAGTTAGTAGTTCCAATAATTATTAACACGTCTtattgtaataccccaaaaattacaacaggaagaaagtaggtatccttgatagtaaaataaggaaataaagtgacaaaaagagaaatttcgagttatggcaacattgggaattatattatgacatattaattcaagaaaggattaaatcgcaaaagtgtgaaaagttttgttgcccaagagtaaatactcaaaatttgagggattaaagtgtaaatacgaaatagttgaaggaccaatagtgtaaatattttaagggtggaataatctagaaactaagaaaaatggatgaattaggaccaaattgaaaatgtgaagaattttgagggactaaatcacaattttaccaaattaagtgatgagtCAAGGTTGaactttttaaagattataaagggaaaaatggtcaattagaagagagagaaatctagaagataatgacgatgttggagatattttatattaaataaataaataaatattagtttattaatattttaattttatttttaaatgatattttattattttattagtattttatttagtatatatataagaaaaggaagatgaagaatcatccatTCCACCATATTTCCATGCAACTAACATGagaagagaggagaagaaagaaagttttgctttctttacaatttggtcctttcacaaaaaatttaccattttcacttagaaatcaaaagaatttccatagctaccAAGAGAGAACAATgttaaggagactatggggagctagaatatcaagttagattcgagaaatagaagttggagcagagagaaaatcaagttaaagtttgaaatcaatagagcaaggtaagaacatcaagatttcaatatatttttaagtttgatattattgaaaaaagtatgaaattgatgttaatgtaggattttattatataaggttctatgttctagaaatgttagtgaagggaaacaagaggaattgatagaaaatattgtagaaaaaggaaaggagggtgttataaatttgattatcaacatcttgcactaaaacagttttgcacagcagcagtaggctaactttgaaaaatcaccataaatcgtgaaaattgaattagaggatgaaaagatatggaattaaatattattgagtatagtttctcataaaagaaacggtgtaagtaatggactTGTAAATCaggagatataatgaattttgttagATTCGGTCAGAATGAATCTGGGTTCCTCTGTTCTgaattggaaaaatcattaaaaattttttaaaaaaaaattatgggttataatttatatgtttgaaattataaatgagtctattttcaatataaacaaatggtaacatcatccaaattctgtacaaagagataattaatttttagtgaagaggggtcggaactatcaaatagtgaaataggagaaattttaaagaataaactattcTGATTGGCTagaccaaaaattctgaaaattttatggtaacaGTATATGTGTCTctagttttagagaaaatttgCAGATCTCAATTCAGAGTTCTGTaccataatatataattaatttagtgactatgactcaaggacacagcttgttatgagtaaacaagttaatagtggtattatgtatatatcaaggatatGGAATTGAGTGGAGGAagaggaaaatatatgtgaatattcagctaatatgagtttattttaaaataactaatttacatgttattggttcagggactaaattaaataaatgtaaaattttaagggttgcatgaaatgaattgttttattatttaaattaataaattaaatgaaatattaatttatatcaagattgggtagaaattcaaggaaaatagaaaattaccaaaatgtccctaaattttggtatttacgcAATTTAGCTCGGTAAattgtgtaacttgaattatattcttagatgattgaaatatatatattggattgagaaattgatttgaattgtgaattgaatgaaatgaaaatgaagctttgaattacatagTAAATATCGAGTCTcataggccctatttgttatgactataatatttcgaggatatggtgtatagaattataaaagcacgttaaaaatttgaaagttttaattcagatgaaattttgtaactcggtttaatatgtatgcaaatgtatgtcttatagtaatgcctcgtaccctattccagcgtcgaatacgggtaaggggtgttacaatgtgacatcaccagattcggtcataacgtttagaccgggtttggggtgttataattattggtatcagagctatggtttagtcgggtctcggactaacatagcgtatgtgagtttagctatacatACCATATTATTACTCGTGATAATGTAATATCTTCCGACTCCAATGAAATGATTTTGTAAAACCAACTTAAaggtttttttacaaaaacaaaacccaacttatttaattaaaataaaagcaaatatgAAAAGCAATGATTATGTGGCCATCTCTGAGTCCCTTGCAGCACCGAATCGCCTATGGCTGAgaattacctgcacagttaaaggagagggtgagtttacgaaactcagtgtgtaatccctttCTAGACAATCACTATGGAGCATGCAGAATTagtctaggcctgagccctAAACAGTATTAGtacaatgtgggccttagcccattataGTAACAGTGTGgaccttagcccaatacagtaacagtggGGACCTTAGCCTAATACAGTAATCAGTGCAATGcagtaatgcaacccatcccaatccagccatcACACCACTCcataccaccaacacaccatgtggggttaaaatcgacccacctagCCAACACtccaatatcgcagcaaagctgccagtaatagtgacgcagcaaagctgccagtaacaatAATGcaacaaagctgccagtaatagaaTATGTAGCAAAGCCACCAATACAGTATATTTCCCCTATATCAGAATcgcaaccccatgcagtatgtcatgacataaatcatacgtgtatgcagtatCTCATACTCAGTAATAGTCATATAAATAACATAGAACAAATCGGTCATACTCAGTTGGGCTTGCCACTCGAGCGATCGCACGCCCGTGTAGTCTTAAATGTCGTGTTTACTACTTTTCAACTTTTCGTCGATCTACCATTGCAGtgggtgattacacacctgtttCTGAAAACGTACTAAGATCCACGAACACCCAAAATCTGCATTCATACAAGTTTTTCATT
The Gossypium raimondii isolate GPD5lz chromosome 8, ASM2569854v1, whole genome shotgun sequence DNA segment above includes these coding regions:
- the LOC128043026 gene encoding uncharacterized protein LOC128043026: MRSERQNREKDRGRYRKDSEPSSSSRRPKKKPRFDGPVRAGVTIARLQPCTDCRRHHLGKCWKKIGACFRCGSKEHQVKDCPQRPTQMQDVGQGFVQPVRGGQQPPRGRGQVRGGNGVGRCCGTLDRGVCNNEARQLVLVYATRYREDGDALYVITGTFRIHNVSYIALIDIGSTHSHIACTVSSTLGIMCKSTVNEMTVLSPLGQSVRVDKLFRDVPLEVQGVIFLADLMELPFGEFDLILGMDWLVKHRVSLDCAAKHMILKTIEDEEMAVIGEQRDFLSNMISALRAEKLVRKGCEAFLAYIGASDSEGPSIGDVRTVKDFFDVFPNELSRLPPSREVQFGIELLLGTAPVSITPYRMALKELVELKAQIQELLDRGFLRPSVSLWGAPVLFIKKKDGTMLMCIDYRQLNKLTIKNKYSLPRIDDLFDQLQGASVFSKIDLHFGYKTALKTRYGHYELLVMPFGLMNAPAAFMDLMN